The following coding sequences lie in one Phalacrocorax aristotelis chromosome 4, bGulAri2.1, whole genome shotgun sequence genomic window:
- the LOC142056757 gene encoding uncharacterized protein LOC142056757 → MEGECDQREGRTSWHHQLCLCCRENAFKFLVAGFALLSGMCIVLSTQHAQPTHQHLRQKVSRSHLERHPDTGATAQHRVRRYTKIGTDWPWSQAHIKYTGSMGLNSNKGLNLSTVVMHGTEVYLENEWSWDSTNRLPQLLGKVGQEIKVGCRVINGSTHQRVTQISVMEEKTKKNQKKTCAVEELDCWCNFTLVQPVFVVCLWAQNSVGLSFKFKISTMTHSFAAIKISRCHFLAWHAAQFAEVGNQVKLEIKYSQESVTDPMQIDGTTMTITAPNGRKWVVPVNCLRESKTLNRFELGTEAVWYNQDYGHCPHLVINLQVWCQGNLSVEMSPELGGKWWIGGPEGFKKEFTIIAVLRPFVSKIGPYVVKKNNIQELLTGPVRSLKKVVLSLSTVNISSIRPHCTPFLSTLNTGWLAWLHSRSIQGTRARRDLLATALGGGGAGLGVLNSMNVEVLANKLEAVTSGVQGLLNPLNSSLASLGMGQWLVSEVLPTWEQISEKDHQVLLRALGIEQNNVSLALSCIQAQIWVQSVVAGILRDGDNGVLPTEIRKIVWDAATEKERQLQAWWRLVNFTHDQVLNAVIAHVLTVAEAHIEKVYPIVALGVNTNGSVVYPLDHRMWARVSDGKWQSVDLEACILERGLGFICEDDALKASDVCFDTKEGVCHFEINPQSSNKTVLVYVGKGCVCFRTTCKYVQINGAYNQTVFNDSNMCACNVAIIRGCDFVYKPPVFTSQLLIRNYTLYRSITPTPIGMDLSLVKEMLEHAKLQQLLENAKAEAKKILITVHHDGNVIKQVMERIKRVGEHHWWEIFFGWSPTATGIFNMLLHPIVVILLMQICMCFAMVVTCYWLRQVKLCIDTQMKGLGLAKRLLP, encoded by the coding sequence atggaaggcGAGTGTGACCAGCGGGAAGGGCGAACTTCGTGGCATCACCAGCTCTGTTTGTGCTGCAGggaaaatgctttcaaatttCTGGTTGCAGGATTTGCTTTACTTTCTGGTATGTGCATAGTGCTGAGCACCCAACATGCCCAACCAACCCATCAGCATCTCAGACAAAAAGTGAGTCGTTCCCACTTAGAAAGGCACCCCGACACAGGGgccacagcccagcacagggtTAGGAGGTACACAAAAATTGGGACTGATTGGCCCTGGTCTCAAGCTCACATAAAATATACAGGAAGCATGGGGTTAAATTCTAACAAAGGCTTAAATTTGTCAACGGTGGTTATGCATGGGACAGAGGTGTACTTGGAAAATGAGTGGAGCTGGGATAGCACAAACAGACTTCCACAGCTTCTGGGGAAGGTGGGACAAGAAATAAAGGTAGGGTGCAGGGTAATTAATGGATCCACTCACCAGCGAGTAACTCAAATCTctgtaatggaagaaaaaactaagaagaaccagaaaaaaacctgtgctgtGGAGGAATTAGACTGTTGGTGCAATTTTACTTTGGTCCAGCCAGTCTTTGTGGTCTGCCTCTGGGCACAAAACAGTGTAGGGCTGTCCTTTAAATTCAAGATTAGCACCATGACGCACTCCTTTGCTGCCATTAAGATCTCAAGGTGCCATTTTTTGGCCTGGCATGCAGCTCAATTCGCTGAAGTTGGCAACCAAGTAAAATTGGAAATTAAATACTCCCAAGAAAGTGTAACTGACCCAATGCAAATTGATGGCACCACCATGACTATCACTGCCCCTAACGGCCGCAAGTGGGTCGTGCCAGTGAACTGCCTCCGCGAGAGCAAAACCCTTAATAGATTTGAATTAGGCACAGAGGCTGTGTGGTATAATCAGGATTATGGACATTGCCCACACCTGGTCATAAACCTCCAGGTGTGGTGTCAAGGAAACCTGAGTGTAGAAATGTCccctgagcttggaggaaagTGGTGGATAGGAGGTCCTgaaggatttaaaaaagaatttaccATCATTGCTGTCCTGCGCCCCTTTGTTTCCAAAATAGGCCCTtatgtagtaaaaaaaaataacatccaAGAGCTGTTGACTGGGCCTGTCCGGTCACTGAAGAAGGTGGTGTTGTCTCTGTCCACAGTTAATATTTCATCCATCAGACCGCACTGTACCCCCTTCCTATCCACCCTCAACACCGGCTGGCTGGCGTGGCTCCACAGCCGCTCCATCCAGGGGACCCGGGCCAGGAgagacctgctggccacagcgctgggaggaggaggtgccGGGCTGGGAGTCCTCAACAGCATGAATGTTGAGGTCTTGGCCAACAAGTTGGAGGCTGTCACCTCGGGCGTGCAGGGCCTCCTCAACCCCCTGAATTCATCCCTGGCCAGCCTTGGGATGGGGCAGTGGCTCGTGTCAGAGGTGTTGCCCACCTGGGAACAAATAAGCGAGAAAGACCACCAGGTGCTGTTGCGAGCACTGGGCATTGAACAAAATAACGTCTCTCTTGCTCTTAGTTGCATCCAGGCCCAGATATGGGTGCAGAGTGTCGTTGCAGGTATCCTGAGAGACGGTGACAACGGCGTCCTCCCCACTGAGATCCGAAAGATTGTGTGGGACGCGGCCACAGAGAAGGAGCGGCAGCTCCAAGCCTGGTGGAGGCTCGTCAACTTCACCCACGACCAGGTCCTCAATGCAGTCATCGCCCATGTCCTGACTGTGGCGGAGGCCCACATTGAAAAGGTCTACCCCATCGTGGCCCTGGGGGTTAACACAAACGGGTCCGTGGTCTACCCCCTGGACCACCGCATGTGGGCGAGGGTGTCTGATGGGAAATGGCAATCAGTAGATTTGGAAGCCTGCATTTTGGAAAGGGGGCTGGGATTCATATGCGAAGATGATGCCCTTAAGGCGAGCGATGTTTGCTTTGACACCAAAGAAGGGGTGTGTCATTTTGAGATCAATCCCCAGAGCAGTAATAAAACGGTGTTAGTGTACGTAGGGAAAGGCTGTGTGTGTTTTAGAACCACATGTAAATACGTGCAAATTAATGGAGCTTATAATCAGACCGTGTTTAACGACTCAAATATGTGCGCTTGCAACGTAGCTATTATTAGAGGCTGTGATTTTGTGTATAAACCACCTGTATTTACTAGCCAGTTACTAATCAGAAACTATACCTTGTATCGTAGTATAACCCCAACCCCCATCGGTATGGATTTGTCACTTGTAAAAGAAATGTTAGAGCATGCAAAGTTACAGCAGCTGTTAGAAAATGCTAAGGCAGAAGCTAAAAAGATCCTAATAACTGTACATCATGATGGTAATGTTATAAAACAGGTAATGGAACGAATTAAGAGGGTGGGAGAACACCACTGGTGGGAAATTTTCTTTGGCTGGTCCCCCACGGCCACCGGCATCTTCAACATGCTGCTGCACCCCATTGTAGTTATATTGCTAATGCAAATCTGCATGTGCTTTGCCATGGTAGTGACTTGTTACTGGCTGAGGCAGGTGAAGCTCTGCATTGACACCCAGATGAAAGGACTGGGGCTGGCCAAGCGCCTCCTACCATAG